The DNA segment GTATACTTTCTAACGAAATGCATCCTAAAAAAGATTTAATACGCGTAGTCATCAACAAAGAAGGCGAGATCTTTGCAGATGCTACTGGTAAAAAACAAGGTCGCGGTGCATATGTTTCTAAAAATGTTAAATTAGTAGAAGAAGCACAACAAAAACAAGTGTTAGAAAAATATTTTAAAGCGA comes from the Staphylococcus hsinchuensis genome and includes:
- the rnpM gene encoding RNase P modulator RnpM — protein: MKKKKIPMRKCILSNEMHPKKDLIRVVINKEGEIFADATGKKQGRGAYVSKNVKLVEEAQQKQVLEKYFKASQETLEPVYKEIIRLIYREEIPK